The DNA region GTCCCGTGGCGGCGCGCACCTCGTCACGATAGATCCGGCTGATGCCGTAGCGATGATGCCCGTCGGCGATCAGCACGTCGTCGGCACCGACCGCAGCGGCGATCGCGGCGATCCGATCGGGATCGGTGACCCGCTCGACCCGATGCCGTACGCCGTCCTCGATCACCTCGCCGATCAGCTCGCCCGGCTCGGCGAGCAGTTCAGCGAGTCCGGCGCTGAGCGAGAGTCCCCAGACCGGTGACAGGTTGGCCCGGGTGGCCCGGGTCAGATCCAGTCGGTCGGTGGAAGCCTTGGGCGTGGTGCGCTCGTGCGGCAACACCCCACCCGCGCCCGCGTCGACGACCTCCAGGCCGCCGAGCACACCGACGATCTCGCGGGGGCTGCCGGTCTCGTCGGTGAAGCTCAGCCGGTAGAGCGTGAAGCTCGGCTCGTCGTCGCCGACCAGGACTCCCCCGGCGCACCAGTCTGCGAGAGTCGCCGCCGCCACCTCGTACCGGTCGTCTCCCCCGCGCGGCACATCGACGTGGGTGACGTTGTGCTCGTCGAGCGCCAGGTAGTGATCGAGATCGGCGTCGGACAACACGTCGTACGGCGGTGCGATCAGGGACGCAAGCTGGTCGGTGTCGGCGTAGCGGAGGGCGGCAAAGGGGCGGAAGCGAGGCACGGGCCTAAGCCTGTCATGCGACACTGCAGGGTCCGAAACATCCTGGTAACCAGGGATGGGAGAGGATAGGCAGCGTGTACCTGATGCGGGTGTCCCTCCCCGACCGGCCCGGCTCGCTGGGCCTGGTCGCCAGTGCCGTGGGCAGCGTCGGCGGTGACATCAACGCGGTCGAGATCGTCGAGAAGGGCGACGGCGTGGTGGTGGACGACTTCATCGTCGATCTGCCGCCCGACCGGCTGCCCGAGACGATGATCGCCGCCTGCCAGCACCTGGACGACGTACGCGTGGAGTGGATCTCGCGCTATCCCGAGGGCGGCGGGCTGCAGTCCGACCTGGAGGCGCTCGAGCGGATGACCGCCGATCCGGCCAACGCGGCCGAGACGCTGGTGTCGCTGAGCCCCGTGGTCTTCCGCTCACACTGGTCGGTGTTGCTCGACGTGGCCGGCGATCGGGTGTCCACGCTTCGGGCGACCACGCTGGCACCTGAGTTCCACACCGCCAATGCCGGACCGCTCACCCCGTTCGAGACGACGCACCGCTGCGATCTGGCGGCCGGTTGGCTGCCCGGCTGGGCCGAGTCGACGGCGGTCGTGGTGCCCCTGACGCGCGACCGGGTGATCGTCATCGGCCGGCACGGCGGGCCGCCGTTCCTCGACTCCGAGATCGCCCGGCTGCACCACCTGGCCGAACTGATCAAGTAGCCGTTCACCAAGTCGTCACTTCCCAGGGGACCTTCGACCCACCGAGGTTCCCCATTGACCCTTGGAGTGAGTCTTGGTTTTCGGCGATCCTGGCCATGAGATCGAGTGCGATGGCCAAGGAGGCGAGTGTGATGGCCAAGTCAGTCAGCAAGAAGGCGTCGGCCGGTAAGAAGTCGGCTGCCACCAAGAAGGCGTCGGGCAAGAAGGCGCTGGTGGTGTACGAGTCGATGTTCGGCAATACCGAGAAGGTCGCGCATGCCATTGGCGAAGGCCTTTCCGCGTCGCTGGAGGTCGAGGTCGTCGAGGTGAGCGAGGCCCCGGTAGAGCCGGGTCCGGACGTGACCCTGGTCGTCGCGGGCGGTCCGACACACGCCTTCGGGATGACTCGCGAAGAGACTCGGGCCGATGCCATCGAGCTCGGCGCGGAACACGGCGCCCGAGAGTTCGGGCTTCGGGAGTGGATCGACCGGCTCCCTGCCCGCCATGGCGGTCCCAGCCTGGCTACCTTCGACACCCGCTCCTTGGGCAGGCGTCGGATGCCTGGGT from Microlunatus phosphovorus NM-1 includes:
- a CDS encoding flavodoxin domain-containing protein produces the protein MAKSVSKKASAGKKSAATKKASGKKALVVYESMFGNTEKVAHAIGEGLSASLEVEVVEVSEAPVEPGPDVTLVVAGGPTHAFGMTREETRADAIELGAEHGAREFGLREWIDRLPARHGGPSLATFDTRSLGRRRMPGSAARAAARAARRHGYDEAAPAESFFVADTDGPLVPGELERATDWGRDLIALVKVTAKETRH
- a CDS encoding ACT domain-containing protein — protein: MMRVSLPDRPGSLGLVASAVGSVGGDINAVEIVEKGDGVVVDDFIVDLPPDRLPETMIAACQHLDDVRVEWISRYPEGGGLQSDLEALERMTADPANAAETLVSLSPVVFRSHWSVLLDVAGDRVSTLRATTLAPEFHTANAGPLTPFETTHRCDLAAGWLPGWAESTAVVVPLTRDRVIVIGRHGGPPFLDSEIARLHHLAELIK
- a CDS encoding DUF1015 family protein yields the protein MPRFRPFAALRYADTDQLASLIAPPYDVLSDADLDHYLALDEHNVTHVDVPRGGDDRYEVAAATLADWCAGGVLVGDDEPSFTLYRLSFTDETGSPREIVGVLGGLEVVDAGAGGVLPHERTTPKASTDRLDLTRATRANLSPVWGLSLSAGLAELLAEPGELIGEVIEDGVRHRVERVTDPDRIAAIAAAVGADDVLIADGHHRYGISRIYRDEVRAATGRTDTPAEETLTFVSELVADQLSVAAIHRLYDRLYSEFSDTFTLTEMDRPTPQTLAAMQTEGFLVLYTPDRTYRLDPIPGAFHEVRSLDGAWLEHTLGEVPVTYQHGLAETLAAVDEGRAACAVLIRPVSVAEIERTAREGLLMPPKSTFFTPKLKTGFVIRPL